Proteins from a single region of Amblyomma americanum isolate KBUSLIRL-KWMA chromosome 10, ASM5285725v1, whole genome shotgun sequence:
- the LOC144108059 gene encoding venom serine carboxypeptidase-like: MASWSERLPPPTTPASGEEDGFQVVHSSINSGPLYLTPLINKGQCEKARKDSLVQLFKEQANATAHSGYITVNRAAGSNLFFLYFKAQEHPKTAPLVLWLQGGPGHSSLFGQFLQNGPLAIDARGSTYKRNHTIQRHVNIVYLDAPVGAGYSFTKNESAYARNLHDVVIQVKAFLKQFLKLFPRLKSRDFYVAGESYGARFAAAVAHNLLKDTKMKVLLNLRGTIGGVGFLGPILDTADSSRFLYQASMVTAQGRHIFSQRFQQMKRLLKQGNVTEALQLLLGTILTFSPTQTLFQNLTLYENHASALYTKRPPEMMQYFVYANKTDFRKAIHVGLSTEFQRANYVLLKSLSLDFFTDISHSIELLLNKTRVLFYTAQMDTVFPSSNLLAYFKTLNWTFSKSYQTADRLPWKPYNEYYGNAGYIKQVQNFTEAVILGAGHYASVDKPIEAYYLMKQFIEGKRY; the protein is encoded by the exons ATGGCCAGCTGGTCTGAAAGGCTTCCGCCGCCAACCACACCCGCCAGTGGCGAGGAGGATG GATTCCAGGTCGTTCACag TTCCATCAATTCGGGGCCGCTTTATCTTACGCCGTTGATTAACAAAGGCCAATGTGAAAAGGCAAGAAAGGATAGCCTTGTGCAGCTCTTCAAGGAACAAGCGAACGCTACAGCCCACTCTGGCTACATCACTGTGAACAGGGCTGCCGGAAGCAACCTGTTTTTCCTCTACTTCAAAGCACAG GAGCACCCGAAAACAGCACCTCTCGTGTTATGGCTTCAGGGTGGTCCGGGCCATTCCTCGTTGTTTGGCCAATTTCTTCAAAACGGACCGCTGGCCATCGATGCCCGAGGCAGTACTTACAAGAGGAACCACACCATCCAGAGACATGTGAATATAGTCTACCTGGATGCACCCGTTGGGGCCGGCTACAGCTTTACCAAGAACGAAAGTGCATACGCCCGTAATCTTCACGACGTAGTTATTCAAGTGAAAGCGTTCCTGAAGCAGTTCCTGAAGCTGTTCCCAAGACTGAAAAGCAGAGACTTTTACGTCGCCGGGGAGTCATACGGAG CCAGATTTGCTGCTGCTGTAGCCCACAACCTACTAAAAGACACCAAGATGAAGGTCCTTTTGAATCTCCGTGGTACTATTGGCGGTGTTGGTTTCCTAGGGCCGATCCTCGACACCGCCGACTCCAGCCGATTTCTCTATCAAGCCTCTATGGTCACCGCGCAAGGACGTCACATCTTTTCGCAGCGGTTCCAGCAAATGAAGAGACTCCTGAAGCAGGGAAATGTGACAGAAGCTTTGCAACTCCTGCTGGGCACTATACTCACATTCAGCCCCACGCAGACCCTGTTCCAAAACCTCACGCTTTACGAAAACCATGCAAGTGCCCTCTACACCAAAAGGCCCCCTGAGATGATGCAGTACTTTGTGTATGCGAACAAAACAGACTTCAGGAAAGCTATTCATGTCGGACTGAGCACTGAGTTCCAGAGAGCCAACTACGTTCTTCTAAAGAGTCTTAGTTTAGACTTCTTTACTGACATCAGCCATAGCATAGAGCTCTTGCTCAACAAAACCAGAGTGCTATTTTACACGGCTCAAATGGACACAGTATTCCCATCCTCAAATCTTTTAGCCTATTTCAAAACGCTGAATTGGACATTCTCAAAATCGTACCAAACCGCCGACCGCTTACCTTGGAAGCCGTATAATGAGTACTATGGCAATGCAGGTTACATCAAACAAGTGCAGAACTTCACCGAGGCAGTCATTCTAGGCGCAGGTCATTATGCCTCGGTAGATAAGCCAATAGAGGCCTATTATCTCATGAAGCAGTTTATTGAAGGGAAGAGATATTAA
- the LOC144108060 gene encoding putative serine carboxypeptidase CPVL, producing the protein MNVIYLDLPVGAGYSFADSPASYPQSLEKIALEAREFLRQFLLLFPGFKNRDFYTAGESYAARYAVGIAHSLLATPSKNVPLRLRGVIGGSPFVGPVFDVADSSEFLYRTAMLTHDGRRSYSEYFKEMRRLKDEGNVDKALLLLRHTIFPSREDPSLFEKLTSFECHASALYSDVPGQMRKYKEYVQQYDFRESIHVSQEADFEGGAAALFFSLSTDMVRDISGLIELLLNRSRVLLYTGSMDTLLPSTKLREYFRTLQWTHAAQYRRAPQVPWKPYEGCRGMCGYTIKLHNFTEAVLLGAGHYTSLDKQDEMYFLLNEFIQGG; encoded by the exons ATGAATGTCATCTACCTAGACCTGCCGGTCGGTGCCGGCTACAGCTTCGCAGATAGCCCGGCCTCCTACCCGCAAAGCCTTGAAAAGATTGCTTTGGAGGCCAGAGAATTTCTAAGGCAGTTCTTGCTGCTATTTCCAGGTTTCAAAAACCGGGACTTTTACACAGCCGGGGAGTCATACGCAG CAAGGTACGCTGTCGGCATTGCTCACAGCTTGTTAGCAACTCCAAGCAAAAATGTACCTCTACGGCTTCGAGGAGTCATTGGTGGCAGTCCTTTTGTAGGACCAGTGTTCGATGTAGCAGACTCTAGCGAATTTCTTTACCGAACCGCAATGCTTACACACGATGGTCGCCGGAGTTATTCAGAATATTTCAAGGAAATGAGACGGCTGAAGGATGAAGGCAATGTCGACAAAGCTTTACTTTTGTTGAGGCACACTATTTTTCCTTCTCGAGAAGATCCAAGCTTGTTCGAGAAACTAACGTCATTTGAATGCCACGCAAGCGCTTTGTACTCTGACGTGCCAGGACAAATGCGAAAATACAAGGAGTATGTCCAACAATACGACTTCAGGGAGAGCATCCATGTTTCACAAGAAGCCGACTTTGAAGGAGGAGCAGCGGCTCTTTTCTTCAGCCTTAGCACGGATATGGTGAGGGATATCAGTGGTTTAATAGAACTTCTCCTCAACAGAAGTAGGGTGCTTTTGTACACGGGGTCGATGGATACACTTTTGCCGTCGACCAAGCTGCGAGAGTACTTCCGTACGCTACAATGGACGCATGCTGCACAGTACCGGCGCGCGCCTCAAGTACCTTGGAAGCCATATGAAGGGTGCAGAGGCATGTGCGGCTACACTATCAAGCTGCACAACTTCACCGAGGCAGTTTTGTTGGGTGCTGGTCACTACACTTCATTAGATAAACAAGACGAGATGTATTTCCTCCTGAATGAGTTTATCCAAGGCGGTTAG